AGACCCAATTTTTTCAGAAAACGGATTATTATATATTACTAAAGCTTCTTTGATTTTTAAAAATATTATCATCTCCGAAAATGCTTGTCCCTATGTAGTAAATCATGCTTTTGCCAATGTCGATATTGACTTGCCAGAAGATCTAGATTATGCAGAATACCTTTTTCAAAAAAACGTCCCATATTTATGAAGCCATATATAGAAATTGCTGGAAGGAAAATAGGAGCAGATTTTCCACCTTTAGTTATTGCAGAAATTGGAATTAATCACGAAGGGTCTTTGCAAGTAGCCAAAGAAATGGTTGACGCAGCTTGTAGAGCTGGAGTCGAAGTAGTAAAGCATCAAACGCATATTGTAGAAGATGAAATGAGTGGTGCTGCAAAAAAAGTGATTCCAGGCAATGCAACTGTTTCGATTTATGAAATTATGGAACGATGCTCATTGAACGAAGCTGATGAACTCGAACTTAAAAATTATGTTGAACATAAAGGAATGATTTTTATATCAACGCCTTTTTCCCGAGCAGCAGCCGAGCGATTGAAGAAATTTGATGTTCCCGCTTATAAGGTCGGCTCTGGCGAATGTAATAATTATCCATTATTAGAGCATATTGCTTCATTTGGAAAACCTGTAATATTAAGTACCGGTATGAATACGATCGAAAGCGTTCAAAAAGCTGTAGCAATTTTTGATAAGCATGCTATTCCTGTAGTGCTATTGCATACTACAAATTTATACCCAACGCCTGCACATTTAGTTCGTTTTGGTGGTATGATAGAATTAAATCAGGCATTTCCAGATAAGGTATTTGGTTTAAGCGATCATACCTTAAATAACAATGCTTGTTTAGGTGCTGTAGCATTAGGGGCAAGTGTTTTAGAAAGGCATTTTACAGATCATATGCAACGTGTTGGTCCAGATATTATTTGTAGTATGGACGAAAAAAAATGTCAGGAATTAATTGTTTCATCCGCAGAGATCGCTTTAATGCGTGGAGGTACAAAAAAACCTGCACAAGAAGAACAAGTAACAATTGACTTCGCTTTTGCAACTGTCTGCACAATAGTTCCAATAAAAAAAGGAGAAAAATTATCAAAAGAAAATATTTGGGTAAAACGCCCAGGAACTGGTAAAATCTTAGCTGTACATTTCAATGATTTAATCGGCAAAGTAGCAACAAGAGCTATTGATAATGATGAGCAATTAGATTATAGCGATTTTGAGTAGTTCCATAAAAAAAATACTCTTCCTAACGGGAACGCGAGCAGATTTTGGTAAAATAAAATCATTAATTTCAATTTTGGAAGACCAACCAGAATTTGAAGCTTTTGTCTTTGTTACAGGAATGCATCTACAAGAAATTTATGGATATACATTGATTGAAATTGAGCGTTGTAATTTTAAAAATGTTTATACATTCGAGAATCATACTCACGAAACAACAATGGATTTAACATTAGCCAAAACGATTGAAGGGCTGTCTAATTATTGTAAAAACATAAAACCTGATATGATTGTTGTACATGGAGATCGTGTCGAAACGCTTGCAGGTGCTATTGTAGGATCATTAAATAATATTCTTGTTGCTCATATTGAAGGAGGAGAATTATCGGGAACTGTAGATGAATTAATCAGACATAGTGTTAGTAAACTAAGTCATATACATTTTGTTTCGAATACAGAAGCAGCGAAAAGACTCATCCAAATGGGAGAAATTTCGGAATCTGTTTTTACAATTGGATCCCCAGACATTGATGTTATGTTTTCGAATACGCTTCCAACCTTAAACACAGTTAAAGAATATTATCAAATTTCGTTTGATAATTTTGCGCTTGTAATGTTTCATCCTGTAACTACAGAATTTCAAGTTATGCAGCAGGCAGCGAAAGCTTTTGTTGATTGTCTGTTAGAAGACCATCGTAATTATGTCGTTATTTTTCCAAATAATGATTTGGGAAGTCAATTTATTCTTGATGAATTTAAAAGATTGAAGCAAAACACAAGATTCAGGATTTTTCCATCGCTTCGTTTTGAGTATTTTTTAACCCTATTAAAAAACAGTCAGTTTATTATAGGTAATAGCAGCGCCGGAATTCGTGAAGCCCCTTATTACGGGATTCCAATTATTAATGTGGGTACTCGACAGCAAAATAGAGCAGTGCATACAGCTATCATCAATACAGACTATTCTGTGGTAAATATAAAAGAGGCACTTTCTATTATAAGTTCACATAAAGTTAAAGTAACAACAACTGATTTTGGTCAAGGAAATAGCAAAAAAATGTTTTTAGATTCGCTAAAGAAAAACGATATTTGGCAGCTCAATCATCAGAAGAAATTTAAAGATATTTAACGGAATAAAATTCAAGTTTTTTAGAATTAAAAAAATCGAAATCTATGTTGCAAAGCCTGATGTTCATTAATATCATTATATAATTTATGTTTTTTAATTCCTTAGCGTTTACTGTTTTTTTACCAATCGTTTTCTTCTTGTATTGGTTTGTTTTCAATAAAACAAAAAGTTCACAAAATGCTTTATTAATTGTTGCGAGTTATTATTTCTACTCTTGTTGGGATTGGAGATTTCTATTTCTTTTGGTTTTTTCTACCTTTTTGGATTATTATACTGGAATTCAAATAGAAAAAGGAAAATCAGAAAAGAGTAGAAAATTCTGGTTTTGGTTGAGTATTATAATCAACTTAGGCTTTTTAGGAATTTTTAAATATTACAATTTCTTTGCAGCTTCTTTCTCTGATTTACTAAATTCGGTGGGAGTAAAGGCAAGTCCTATTTTATTAGATGTAATTCTGCCAGTAGGAATTTCGTTCTATACTTTTCATGGATTATCCTATGTGATTGATATCTATTATAAAAGAATAAAAGCCGAATATAACTTTGTAGATTACTCTTTGTTTGTGAGTTATTTTCCGCTATTAGTTGCAGGACCAATAGAAAGGGCCACTCACTTATTACCTCAAGTAAAAGTAAAACGAGAATTTAATTCTGAGTTGGCTAAAGAAGGTGTATATCAAATCATTTGGGGATTAGTCAAAAAAGTTGTTATTGCAGATACTTGTGCGACTTATGCCAATGCTATCTTCGATAATTATCCTTCAATGAATTCCTTCTCGCTTATTTTAGGCGCAGTATATTTTGCATTTCAAATCTATGGAGATTTCTCTGGATATTCAGATATTGCACTAGGGGTTTCTAAGCTCTTTGGTTTAGATTTACTTCGAAACTTTAATTATCCTTATTTTTCTAGAGATATTGCCGAGTTTTGGCGTCGTTGGCACATTTCACTTTCTTCTTGGTTTCGGGATTATTTGTACATTCCATTAGGAGGAAGCAAAGGAGGAATTTGGATGAAAATCAGAAATACTTTCATTATTTTTATAGTAAGCGGATTTTGGCATGGAGCCAATTGGACTTATGTTGCTTGGGGACTTATTAACGCCATTTATTTCTTGCCTTTACTATTATCAAGCAGTAATAGAAACAACATGGGCGCTATTGAATTAAAATTTAATTTTGATTCTGTCAGAGTAATTATGAGTATTTTGTATACTTTCTTACTGACCTGCGTTGCGTGGGTGTTCTTTAGAGCGAAATCCATTTCTGATGCGGTTTTATATCTGAAAAGAATAATTACAGATGGAAGTTTTAAAGCTCAATATTTATCGAATGAACGTTATAATTATGAGTTATTAGTACTGATTGGTATATTCGTTTTAGTCGAATGGAACAATCGTAATAAAATAGAACCCTTATCAGGGAAAAGAAGCATGTTGAAATTAGCTTTAGCGATAACAGCAATAATTGCATTCGGAACCTACTCAGATTATAAAGAATTTATATATTTTCAGTTTTAATGAAGAATTTTTTAGTTTATACAGCAAAAATTTTGGCCATAATTATTTTGGTTTCAGTAATTTTAGATGGGCTTTATACGTATGTTTTTTTACAGTCTAAGAATAGAGGAAAGATCGAGACCGTTTTTAACTCTAAAGCAAAAAAATATGATGTAGTGATTTTAGGTTCTTCTCGTGCCAATAATCATTTTGTAACACAAATGCTTGAGGATAAGGGACTAAGAGCTTTTAATTATGGAATGAGTGGCGGGCATTTGTTTGAGGCTTCATTAATGCTAAAATTAATGCTTGAAAGAAAATATGTTATTAAAAATGTAATTTTAGAAGCAGATTTGAATTTGTCAAATGATGAAGAAGCAGAAGGTGTTGCAACTAAATTTTTGCCTTATATTCGTAATTCAGAGGTTATAAAAGAACATTTTTCATCACAAGAAAATTTTAATGAGTTATATTATATCCCATTTTATAGATATGTAAAGTACGATGGTAAGATTGGATTTAGAGAAGTTTTTTATACAATTATTGGCGCTAAAACAAATGCTTTAGACAATCTAGGATATTATCCATTAGGAAAATATAAAAATGGGAATATGAAAAATAATATTGTTAATCTAAACCCTTTGCCTCGTAATAAATATTATGAAGAAATTAAAAATATTTGTAAAGCCAATAACATCAACTTTATAGCTGTAATGACACCTATGTGTGAAAATGTTAAAGGAATGGAATATTTTGATAAAGTAAAAAAAGCATATCCTGAAATTCATAATTATGAAAACGTAGTTGTAGAGGATAAGTATTTTTCATCCTGTGGACACATGAATGATGCAGGTGCTAAAATTTTTACTGCTAGAATCTTGAATGATTTTTTTCTTTAAAAAAGATTAGTAAAAAGCAAAAATAAGCAAAACGATTAAACCCGTTGCTATACAATGCTTTATAAAACAGTAGTCTTAGTTTGGAACTCG
The nucleotide sequence above comes from Flavobacterium branchiarum. Encoded proteins:
- a CDS encoding MBOAT family O-acyltransferase translates to MFFNSLAFTVFLPIVFFLYWFVFNKTKSSQNALLIVASYYFYSCWDWRFLFLLVFSTFLDYYTGIQIEKGKSEKSRKFWFWLSIIINLGFLGIFKYYNFFAASFSDLLNSVGVKASPILLDVILPVGISFYTFHGLSYVIDIYYKRIKAEYNFVDYSLFVSYFPLLVAGPIERATHLLPQVKVKREFNSELAKEGVYQIIWGLVKKVVIADTCATYANAIFDNYPSMNSFSLILGAVYFAFQIYGDFSGYSDIALGVSKLFGLDLLRNFNYPYFSRDIAEFWRRWHISLSSWFRDYLYIPLGGSKGGIWMKIRNTFIIFIVSGFWHGANWTYVAWGLINAIYFLPLLLSSSNRNNMGAIELKFNFDSVRVIMSILYTFLLTCVAWVFFRAKSISDAVLYLKRIITDGSFKAQYLSNERYNYELLVLIGIFVLVEWNNRNKIEPLSGKRSMLKLALAITAIIAFGTYSDYKEFIYFQF
- the neuC gene encoding UDP-N-acetylglucosamine 2-epimerase codes for the protein MSSSIKKILFLTGTRADFGKIKSLISILEDQPEFEAFVFVTGMHLQEIYGYTLIEIERCNFKNVYTFENHTHETTMDLTLAKTIEGLSNYCKNIKPDMIVVHGDRVETLAGAIVGSLNNILVAHIEGGELSGTVDELIRHSVSKLSHIHFVSNTEAAKRLIQMGEISESVFTIGSPDIDVMFSNTLPTLNTVKEYYQISFDNFALVMFHPVTTEFQVMQQAAKAFVDCLLEDHRNYVVIFPNNDLGSQFILDEFKRLKQNTRFRIFPSLRFEYFLTLLKNSQFIIGNSSAGIREAPYYGIPIINVGTRQQNRAVHTAIINTDYSVVNIKEALSIISSHKVKVTTTDFGQGNSKKMFLDSLKKNDIWQLNHQKKFKDI
- a CDS encoding N-acetylneuraminate synthase family protein — its product is MKPYIEIAGRKIGADFPPLVIAEIGINHEGSLQVAKEMVDAACRAGVEVVKHQTHIVEDEMSGAAKKVIPGNATVSIYEIMERCSLNEADELELKNYVEHKGMIFISTPFSRAAAERLKKFDVPAYKVGSGECNNYPLLEHIASFGKPVILSTGMNTIESVQKAVAIFDKHAIPVVLLHTTNLYPTPAHLVRFGGMIELNQAFPDKVFGLSDHTLNNNACLGAVALGASVLERHFTDHMQRVGPDIICSMDEKKCQELIVSSAEIALMRGGTKKPAQEEQVTIDFAFATVCTIVPIKKGEKLSKENIWVKRPGTGKILAVHFNDLIGKVATRAIDNDEQLDYSDFE